From Nomascus leucogenys isolate Asia chromosome 23, Asia_NLE_v1, whole genome shotgun sequence:
gcatggcaaaatcatggctctcctgcagcctcaacctcctaagctcaagcaaacctcccaacctcaagcaaacctcccatatcaaccccctgagtagctgagactataggtctGCACCACGACActgaactaattttaaaatattttgtagaaatggggtcttgctacgttgcctaGGCTCTGTGGTCCTCAGGCAATTCTGaggatcttctgggctcaagcgatcctcctgcctccgcctcccaaagtgctgaaattacaggcatgaaccaccgctccTAGGCGCGGTGGATACTCCTAGGAGCATTTGGATACTCACGAAAGGCAACATTGTTGCCAGATGTGCAAAAGGACAAAtgggcaaaatttttttttaaattgtaatgcctgtaatcccagctacgcaggaggctgaggcaggagaatccctggaacccgggaggtggaggttgtggtgagccgagattgtgtcactgcactccagcctgggtaacagagtgagactgcatctcaaaaaaaaaaaaaaaaaaattgttttgggccaggcttggtggctcatttcctgtaatcccagcactttgggaggctgaggtaggcggatcacctgaggtcaggagaccagcctggccaatatggtgaaaccccatctctactaaaaatacagaattagccaggtgtggtggcacatgcctgtaatcccagctacttgggaggctgaggcagtagagttgcttgaacccaggaggcagaggttgcagtgagccgagatcgtgccgttgcactctcggctgggcaacaagatcgaaactccgtctcaaaaaaaaaaaaattgttttgtacagatggggtctcactatgttgcctaggatgctgtcaaactcctggcctcaagtgatcctcttgcatcagcctcctgggcagctgggattacaggtgtgagccactgtgcccagctcagtagctttcaataaagttttattggaacactgccacatatattcatttatgtattctcTATGGCTTCTtttgtgctacaacagcagaAGTTTAGTCGTTGTCACAGACCATACAgtttgcaaattcttttttttttttttttttgaggtggagtctcactctgttgcccaggctggagtacagtggagtgatctcagctcactgcaacctctgcctcccaggttcaaacgattctcctgtcttggcctcctgagtagctgggattacaggcattacaattttttaaaatcaggcctaggagcggtggttcatgcctgtaatttcagcactttgggaggcggaggctccCAAACTTGTGGTTTCCGCCTTGGTTACACATCATCATCAATTGaggaagtctttttttaaattatactttaagttctagggtacatgtgcacaatgtgcaggtttgttacatatgtatatatgtgccatgttggtgtgctgcacccattaactcgtcatttacattaggtatatctcctaatgctaaccgtcccccaacccccaaccccgagacaggccccagtgtgtgatgttccccaccctgtgtccaagtgttctcattgttcagttcccacctatgggtgagaggaagttttttgttgttattgtttgtttgtttgtttaaacgtCTCAGGTGATTTTGATATAGCCAAACCTATTGTCTACTTGTTGGGGACATGTGGTAGACAAAAGATCTTCTTTCATGAACCTTAGCTGATATAGTCAATGATTATTAGAATTATGATACAGTAAAAAACAATTTCACATATTACTAGTGAGAGAATAAGTTGCGAAATCCATTTTACAGTGCCACatggaaaattattattattattattttttttttgagatggagtctcgctctgtcgcccaggctggagtgcagtggcgcaatctcggctcactgcaagctccgcctcccgggttcacgccattctcctgcctcagccgcccaagtagctgggactacaggcgcccgccaccacgcccggctaattgtttgtattttttagtagagacggggtttcaccacgttagctaggatggcctcaatctcctgacctcgtgatccgcccgcctcggcctcccaaagtgctggtattacaagcgtgagccaccgcacctggccggaaaattatttttaaaaattatatgctttAACTCTAATTACACATCtagggattttatttatttatgtatgtatttttatttttatttttttttagatagagtcttgcactgtcacccaggctagagtgcagtggcacgatctcgactcactgcaacctccgcctcccgggttcaagtgattctcctgcctcagcctcccgagtagctgggattacaggctcccaccactacgcccagctaattatttgtatttttagtagagacggcgtttcaccatgttggccaggctggtcttgaactcctgaccttgtgattcgcccaccttagcctcccaaagtgctgagattacaggcgtcagccactgcacccggcctgtttatgtacgtatttttgagacagggtcttgctctgtcacccaggctagaatgcagttgTGGTgaaatcacggctcactgtagcctccacctctcaggctcaagtgatcctcccacctcagcctcctgagtactggggaccacaggcatgtgtcaccatggctggattatttatttttgtagagactgggtctcactagttgcccaggctggtctcaaactcctggcctcaagcaatcctcctgccttggcctcccaaaatattgggattaaaggcatgagccactgtacctggcctaataGAGTCTTTAATACAAAACTACTATTTTGAATTATCAAATATGTATAACAGAAACCCCGACCTCATCTTTGACTCCATCTCATCCCTGAGGCATCAACATAGTCAACAAGAAAACTcgatttgaggctgggcatggtggctcacacatgtaatcctagtgctttgtgAGGCCAAAGCGAGTAGacaatttgaacccaggagtttgagaccagtctgggcaatatggcaaaaccgcatctctccaaaaaatacaaaagttccCCAgatgaggtggcacatgcctgtattcccagctactcaggacgctgaggtgggaggattgtttgagccaggaggtcaaggctgcagtgagccatgattgtgccactgcactccagcctggggtacagagtgagaccctatctcaaaagaaaaaaaaaaacaaacttattttgtctttcttttctgatttttatttaacttattttatttcgaaatggaatctcactgtatcacccaggctggagtgcagcagcatgatcttgattcactgcaacctccacctctagattcaagcgattctcctgcatcagcctctcaagtagctggggctacaggcacgcgccaccatacccagctaatttttgtatttttttagtagagatggggtttcaccatatcggccaggatggtctggatctcttgacctcatgatccgtcccccttggcctcccaaagtactgggattacaggcctgagccaccatgcctggccttttttttttttttttttttttttttgagactgggtctcactctgttgcccaggctagagtgcagtggtgcgatctcagctcactgcaacctccgcctctgggttcaagtgattctcctgcctcagcctcccgagtagctaggactacaggcgtgagccactacacctggctaatttttgtattttcagtagagacagggtttcatcgtgttagccaggctggccttgaactcctggcctcatgcctcggcctcccaacatgctgggattacaggcaggagccactgtgcgtggcctctgatttttaaaaaactgaagtttACCAACCACACTGGTATAGGAGCTTTTGGATACTCACGAAAGGCTAACATTGTTGCCAGGTGTGCAAAAGGACAAATGGGCAAGAGAATGGAGGGAACTGAGGGTGTTGGTGAGATAGTGATTCAGGTTATTAACCACCTAGTCCAGACTTTACAGAACAGAATGAGGCCAGAAGGGTCCTACTAGATCAGAACAAACGGTGGCATCAAAGCCTAAACTGTCTGTAAGGTGTCACTGAAGTATGAAATAgccaaaagaacagagaaaagttagGGAAGGGAATTTTGGAGTTTGAGATTTCTGGTGGGAAATATACCAGATAACAAGGTCTAGATGTTGGCTGTAAAGGGGTGAAGGTCAGTGCGCCTCACAAAGTTCAAGAACTCTAAGACTTGGGTGGGTGTCAGATGGTTTACTCATATGAATTATAAAAGCCATTTCAGTATCAAAACCTTTGATGAAATCTGGGGAGTGACCAGGGTAGTGGCAGATAATTATGATCTGAAGTTCCTTTATCAATCATTTTCCATACTCTTATTTGACCTCTAACTTATTATGTCTGTCATTCTCATGTCCATTGGTGTCATCTTCTTGTCTTCACTTCCCTCTTTGTCCCATTTATCAAATTGCTCTTGAAAAAAActaaatgggccgggcgcggtggctcacgcctgcaatcccagcgctttgggaggccaagatgtgtggatcacctgagatcgggagttcgagaccagcctgaccaacatggagaaaccctgtctctactaaaaatacaaaagtagccaggcgtggtggcgcatgcctgtaatcccagctactccagaggctgaggcaggagaatcgcttgaacccaggaggtggaggctgtggtgagccaagatcgcaccattatactccagcctgtgcaacaagattgaaactccatttcaaaaaaaaaaaaaagaaaaaaaagaaaagaaagaaaagaaaagaaaaaaaaactaaatgaccTTAGTCCTCTGACTCAAGTCACACACCAGAAAACAGTCACCCTTGGCTGGGCactgtagctcacgcctataattccagctacttgggagattgaggcaggagaatcactttaacccaggtggaggttgcgtgagccgagaccgcaccactgcactgggcaacagagcaagatcctatcacagaaacaacaacaacaacaacaacaaatcgcCCTTCCAGGAGTGTAATCACATTTGTAGAGAAAAGTCATGTTTGGAGGGGATGTTTAGAGATATATTGACAAATTGCAGAAGGCACTGAACCCGTTAGCTTCTATAATGGATTTCCCTTTCAGTCTCAAAACATTTCCACCAGTTggtaatttcttcattgatttttttattttctttttctttttcttttttttttttttgagacggagtctttctctgtcccccaggctggagtgcagtggcacgatctcggctcactgcaagctccgcctcctgggttcacaccattctcctgcctcagcctcctgagtagctgggactacaggcgcccaccaacacgcccggctaattttttgtatttttggtagagacggggtttcaccgtgttagccaggatggtctcaatctcctgacctcgtgatccgcccgcctcggcctcccaaagtgctgggattacaggcttgagccaccgcgcccggcctcttttttttttttttgagacattgtttcgctcatgttgcccagactggaatgcaattgtgcgaccttggctcactacaacctccacttcccaggtacACGCGactttcctgtctcagcctcctaagtagctcggattacaggcatacaccaccacacctggctaatttttttgtatttagtagagacagggtttcatcatgttagtcaggctggtcttgaactcctgacctccggtaatccacccatcttggcctcccaaagtgctaggattacaggcgtgctccactgtgcccggccttgactcgatttttttcttaaataaaatcaattaacaTCCATTATGAAAACTTTAAATCTACAGTagggtaaaaataaaacacataaaaactcCTTTGCATTCCCCTCATTTAGTTCTACTCCACAGAATCAACGActgttaatattttcttgtttatcctttcagaaCTCCATTTATTGGTGAGAATGGTGTCATGTAAAATGTCTTAGccagtgtgatggctcatgcttgtaatcacagcatttcTGGATATTTCTGGAGGCCaaaatgggaagatcacttgagggcaggagttcgagaccagccttggcaacacagagagacctccatctgttaaaaaaaaaaaaaaaaaaaaaaaaaagagtttcacaacacagtctatatttattttattttttattttttgagatggagtttcactcttgtcacccaagctggagtgcaatggcatgatcttggctcactgcaacctccacctcccaggtcaagcaattctcctgcctcagcctcccgagtagctgggattacatgggattacaggcgcctgccaccaagcctggctttttttttttttttttttgtctttttagtagagacggagtttcaccatgttagtcaggctggtctcaaactcctgacctcaggtgatccacctgccttggcctcccaaagtgctgggattacaggcatgagccacgcaccCAGCCACAgtctatatatttaatatatacatcaaaatatgttaaatctggaaaacaattttCATTGAAGGGCAaagtaatctttctaaaatacattGTAAAATTTCAAAGTGGTAAGAAAGTTATGGAGGCAGAAATGGTGCAAGAACATGAGAAACACCATCacaccagctgggcatggtaatgtACACgtgcaatcccagccactcgggaggctgaggtgggaggatctctgtaacctgggagtttgagaccagcgtgggcagcataaagagacccccatctcttaaaaaaaaaaaaaaactatcacagTTGGATTTTAACAGAGGACACTAAGAGTATACAAACACTGTATATGAAACAAATTGATAGCGCCTAGACTATGTCTCAAGTTATAACTGAAGATACATAGCTTATGAAACTAAGAGATGAGAGTACAAATTCAGGCACAGACAGTCAAGAACTGTTATTTATTGATGAAATCACGTTATTTCCCAGCAATTCAGCTTCCTCATTTATAATGTAGAGTAATGACTGCTGGGAAATGCAGTCTTATGCCTGTAACTCTTTTAATCCCCACTTGACCGCATAAGAATAGATCCTGGGCCTGGAATACTTCCTTATCAAGAGGTAAAAGAGCCctgacgggtgcagtggctcatgcttgtaatcccagcactctgggaggcaagcagatcacttgaggccaggagtttgagaccagtctggccaacatagtgaaacttaatgtatactaaaaatacaaaaattagctggctgtggtggtacatatctgtagtcccagctactagggaggctaatgcacgaaaactgcttgaacctgggaggtggacgttgcagtgagccaagattgggccactctactccagcctgggcaacagagcaagactctgtctcgaattaaaaaaaaaaaaaaaaggccaggcgcggtggctcacgcctgtcatctcagcactttgggaggccgaggtaggcagatccagaggtcaggagatcgagaccatcctggctaaaacggtgaaaccccgtctctactaaaaatacaggccgggcgcggtggctcacgcttgtaatcccagcactttgggaggccgaggcgggcggatcacgaggtcaggagatcgagaccacggtgaaaccccgtctctactaaaaatacaaaaaaattagccgggcgtggtggcgggtgcctgtagtcccagctacttggagaggctgaggcaggagaatggtgtgaacccgggaggcggagcttgcagtgagccgagatcgcgccactgcactccagcctgggcgacagagcgagactccgtctcaaaaaaaaaaaataaataaaaataaaaataaaaatacaaaaaaaaataaaaatacaaaaaattagccgggagtggtggcgggcacctgtagtcccagctactcaggaggctggggcagaagaatcgcgtgaacctgggagacagagcttgcagtgagccgagatcatgccactgcactccagcctgggcgacagagtgagactccgtctcaaaaaaaaaaaaagcccacgtGACCTGTACTGGTTTATTGCCTCTGTGAGACTATCTTTCCCTGTGGCAAACTCAGCACACGAGAGGGGTACACATAGCCAATTTCCCTGTACTGGCTGCCAGGAAGCTGATCTTGCTCTGTAAGTAAAGCATGGCTCCACTCATGACTTGACTGCATTGTTTTGTGCAACTCTGATACAAGGTGCATTGAGTGGAGACATTTGGAGTTCTATTCTTGTCGGTTGGCACAGTGATGATCTTTGCAATGCTCCATGTGGTTGGAGTCATTTCCTTGGTGTTGGTAACCAGAGTTCAGTGTTCTGCTCGCCTGGGATTGATAACCGGGTGTACCATATTTGGCTTAATGATCAAGTgaggccatgcgtggtggctcacacctggaatcccagcagtttgggatgccgaggtgggtggaccatctgcgattaggagtttgagaccatcctggccaacatggtgaaatccggtctttactaaaaatacaaaaattagctgggcatagtggcgcgtgcctgtaaccccagctactgggggggctgaggcaggagaatctcttgaatccaggaggtagaggttgcagtgagcagaaatcgctccactgcactccagcctgggtgacagagtgagactctgtctcaaaaaacaaaacaaaaatcaatgatcaggccgggtgccgtggctcacgcctgtaatcctagcactttgggaggccgaggtgggtggatcacgaggtcaggagatcgagaccatcctggctaacacagtgaaaccccgtctctactaaaaatacaaaaattagccgggcgtggcggcgggcgccgtagtcccaactactcgggaggctgactcaggagaatggcatgaacccgggaggcggggcttgcagtgagccgagatagctccactgcactccaggctgagcgacagagggaaactctgtctcaaaaaaaaaaaaaaaaaaagtttatgggCATACACGATAATGATGGAAACACAAACCATCTCCGGAAGTCAATATATTCCTTctacttccttttattttacaaGAGACACTTTCTTACCTCATATGTTTTCTCTTATGCTTTCTCTTGgacatttctttattatatttcttcctccttttacAAAACCATTGACTTATCTGCAAAAAATGAGGTGTGGGAGGTGATTAATACAGGAATAAAAATATTGGTCTATATGAGTAATAGTACTATACAAGCGACTTTGTCTATCAgtgaagaaatgtctattaatgTTGTCATACCTGTTTATGTGTCATGTCAAATTCAAATGAGAGTGATAGACTCTCTTGTATAGTGGGGCACCTGTTTAACTTAAACTTTGCCCAGAGAGTGTCCATGAGGGATTTGCTGACTAATCTTTTCTCGGGATactgtttctgtttctcattttcccttttcctttttttttcctgttcatcTTGCagctccttttcatttttgtcttctttttctcgtTCTGTCTTTCcgcctgcttctcctcctccttctctccatttctgctttctgttttgttcatcttCACTGTAATTTCCAGTTGATTGTTCTGGATTTTGATCCCAAGGCATAGCTGGTTGCTTCTGTATAAAAAGATCCGTGGAATAAAATCAAGCTGCAGCTAAATTTGACTTTCAGAGCACAGTCAACAATCTTCCCTGTGACAATATATTTGATTTTCCTAAGTTAGCAATGTTGTACATTGGTGGAAAACATAGAGCAAAGAAAAAGTGaacttgaggccgggcacggtggctgactcctgtaatcccagcactttgggaggctgaggcgggcagatcatgaggtcgggagattgaaaccatcttggctaacatggtgaaaccccatctctactaaaaatacaaaaattagccgggcacggtggcacgcgcctgtagtcccaagctactcgggaggctgaggcaggccaatcgctttaacccgggaggctgtgactcactcctgtaatcccagcactttgggaggccgaggcgggtggatcacctgacgtcaggagatcgagaccagcctgtccaatatggtgaaaccccatctctactaaaaatacaaaaattagctgggcatggtagcgtgcacctgtagtcccagctacttgggaggctgaggcaggagaattgcttgaacccaggaggcagaggttgcagtgagctgaggttgcgccactgcactccagcctggcgacagaatgagactgcatctcaaagaaaaaaaaaaaaattagcccggcgtggtggcaggcacatataatcccagctacttgggaggctgaggcaggagaattgcttgaaccctgtgggtggaggttgcagtgagccgagatcgtgccattgcactccagcctgggcaacagagccagactctgtctcaaaaaaaataaaaataaaagtaagaagaAATTCATTGCAGGGAATTGGCTTACGCAATCTTGGAACTGTCTTGGCAAGTCCGAAAGGATGGCTGGAACCCTTCAGTGTGAGATGGAGCAGCTCTCCCTAGGCAGAATTTCCTGTTAAAGCCTTAACTGATTGAATTAGGCTTTCTCAGATTATAATCCCTTTTACTTGAAGACAATTAATACGGATTTTAATTACATCTAAAGATGTCAGTAGcaaggcccggcgtggtggctcatgcctataatcccagcccagccactgcactccagcctgggcaacagagcaagactctgtctcaaaagaaaagaaatatgctggctgggcgtggtggctcacgcctgtaatcccagtactttgggaggccgaggcgggtggatcacgaggtcaggagatcaagaccatcctggctaacacagtgaaaccccgtctctactaaaaatacaaaaaattagccgggcgtggcggcgggcgcctgtagtcccagctactctggaggctgaggcaggagaatggcaagaacccgggaggcggagcttgcagtgagccgacattgtgccactggaatccagcctgggtgacagagcgagactccctctcaaaaaaaaaaaaaaaaaaaagaaaagaaacaaatatgccAGTAGCACctagtgtttgattgaataactgggGTCTATACCCTACCCAAGTTGCCACATTAAAGACTATCACACTGATACTCAAACCAGACAGATATCCCCCCTAAAAAACTATagattaggctgggcgcggtggctcacgcttgtaatcccagcactttgggaggccgaggcgggcggatcatgaggtcaggagatcgagaccagggttgaaaccccgtctctactaaaaatacaaaaaattagccgggcgtggtggcgggcgcctgtagtcccagctactcggagaggttgaggcaggagaatggtgtgaacccggggggcggggcttgcagtgagccgagatcgtgccactgcactccagcctgggtgacagagcgagactccgtctcaaaaaaaaaacagaaacaaaaaactatagATTAATGTCCATTATGAATATGGAGGCAAAAacttcaacaaaatgctagcaatcCAAAATCCAGCAACATAGTAAAAGGATTATGCACCAtaatcaag
This genomic window contains:
- the NANOGNB gene encoding LOW QUALITY PROTEIN: NANOG neighbor homeobox (The sequence of the model RefSeq protein was modified relative to this genomic sequence to represent the inferred CDS: deleted 2 bases in 1 codon), with amino-acid sequence MTRVLQKLQLKRTNLDKNCRARWLTPVIPALWEGEVGGSRGQEFETSLSNMKQPAMPWDQNPEQSTGNYSEDEQNRKQKWREGGGEAGGKTEREKEDKNEKELQDEQEKKRKRENEKQKQYPEKRLVSKSLMDTLWAKFKLNRCPTIQESLSLSFEFDMTHKQISQWFCKRRKKYNKEMSKRKHKRKHMRWRSLCCQGWSRTPALK